One genomic region from Labeo rohita strain BAU-BD-2019 chromosome 7, IGBB_LRoh.1.0, whole genome shotgun sequence encodes:
- the mtm1 gene encoding myotubularin isoform X1 — protein sequence MASAPIAPYNSSPLGNSSSPNASRESLKMEPLADVAMLPGEERVIDKEIIYICPFNAAVKGKVFITNYRLYFKNTDSDTPITLDVPLGVISRVEKMGGASSRGENSYGLEITCKDMRNLRFALKQEGHSRRDIFDILFKYAFPLSHGMQLFAFLSQEKYEENGWNVYEPMDEYRRQGVPNSEWRVTFINKSYELCDTYPTVLVVPYKATEEDLKRVATFRSRCRIPVLSWFHKDNHAVITRCSQPLVGMSGKRNKDDERYLDLIREANGTTKLTIYDARPNVNAVANKATGGGYEGDDAYQNAELVFLDIHNIHVMRESLKKLKDIVYPNVEESHWLSSLESTHWLEHIKLVLSGAIQVADKVSSGSSVVVHCSDGWDRTAQLTSLAMLMLDSYYRSFRGFQVLLEKEWISFGHKFASRIGHGDKNHADQDRSPIFLQFIDCVWQMTKQFPTAFEFNERLLVVILDHLYSCRFGTFLYNCESVRDSNNVRGKTVSLWSFVNSDTSLYINPFYTPESSRVLYPVASMRHLELWVTYYIRWNPRIQHQQQSPVEQRYKELLAMRDQYLKKLEELKLSDSTPSSTHLTNSSTPNAATPNQHITHLQTPF from the exons ATAAAGAGATCATTTACATCTGCCCCTTTAATGCTGCAGTCAAAGGGAAGGTGTTCATCACCAACTACAGACTATACTTCAAGAACACTGACTCA GATACACCCATTACCCTGGACGTTCCCTTAGGGGTCATAAGCCGTGTAGAGAAGATGGGCGGAGCCTCTAGTCGAGGAGAGAACTCGTACGGGCTTGAAATCACCTGCAAG GACATGAGGAACCTGCGCTTTGCTCTGAAGCAAGAAGGCCACAGTCGAAGAGACATCTTTGACATTCTTTTCAAATATGCTTTCCCACTGTCTCATGGAATG CAACTCTTTGCCTTTCTGAGTCAGGAGAAGTATGAGGAGAATGGCTGGAACGTTTATGAGCCCATGGATGAGTACAGGAGACAG GGTGTACCCAATAGTGAATGGAGGGTCACTTTCATCAATAAGAGCTACGAGCTGTGTGACACCTATCCCACAGTTCTTGTTGTTCCATACAAGGCCACAGAGGAAGATCTTAAAAGAGTTGCTACCTTCCGTTCCCGCTGTCGCATCCCG GTGTTGTCGTGGTTCCATAAAGACAACCATGCTGTGATCACGCGGTGTAGCCAGCCATTGGTGGGAATGAGCGGCAAGCGCAACAAAGATGATGAACGTTATTTGGACCTAATCCGTGAGGCCAATGGTACTACCAAACTCACCATCTATGATGCCAGGCCTAATGTCAATGCTGTGGCAAACAAG GCCACAGGAGGGGGTTACGAGGGCGACGATGCATATCAGAACGCTGAGCTGGTCTTTCTGGACATCCATAATATCCATGTCATGAGGGAGTCACTGAAAAAGTTAAAGGACATTGTCTACCCCAATGTGGAGGAGTCTCATTGGCTTTCCAGCCTGGAGTCCACCCACTGGCTAGAGCATATTaag CTGGTGCTATCAGGAGCCATCCAGGTGGCTGATAAGGTGTCTTCTGGGAGCTCTGTGGTGGTGCACTGCAGTGACGGCTGGGACCGCACAGCTCAGCTCACCTCTCTGGCCATGCTGATGCTGGATTCATATTACAGGAGTTTCAGGGGCTTTCAGGTGCTGCTGGAGAAGGAATGGATCAGCTTCGGACACAAGTTTGCCTCA AGAATCGGCCATGGAGACAAGAACCATGCAGATCAGGACAGGTCACCTATCTTTTTGCAGTTTATTGACTGCGTGTGGCAAATGACTAAACAG TTCCCAACAGCGTTTGAGTTTAATGAGCGTCTCCTGGTGGTAATCTTGGATCACCTGTACAGCTGCCGTTTTGGCACTTTCCTCTACAACTGTGAGAGTGTCCGTGACAGCAAT AACGTTCGGGGGAAGACGGTGTCTCTGTGGTCTTTTGTCAATAGTGATACATCCTTGTACATAAACCCCTTCTACACACCCGAGTCCAGTCGTGTGCTTTACCCTGTAGCCAGCATGCGCCACCTAGAGCTTTGGGTGACTTATTACATCAGGTGGAACCCTCGCATACAACACCAG CAACAGAGTCCAGTGGAGCAGCGCTACAAGGAGCTACTTGCGATGAGGGATCAGTACCTGAAGAAACTGGAAGAGCTGAAGCTCTCGGACTCCACCCCATCCTCCACCCACTTGACAAACAGCTCCACCCCCAACGCTGCCACGCCCAATCAGCACATCACACACTTACAGACACCGTTTTGA
- the mtm1 gene encoding myotubularin isoform X2, with amino-acid sequence MEPLADVAMLPGEERVIDKEIIYICPFNAAVKGKVFITNYRLYFKNTDSDTPITLDVPLGVISRVEKMGGASSRGENSYGLEITCKDMRNLRFALKQEGHSRRDIFDILFKYAFPLSHGMQLFAFLSQEKYEENGWNVYEPMDEYRRQGVPNSEWRVTFINKSYELCDTYPTVLVVPYKATEEDLKRVATFRSRCRIPVLSWFHKDNHAVITRCSQPLVGMSGKRNKDDERYLDLIREANGTTKLTIYDARPNVNAVANKATGGGYEGDDAYQNAELVFLDIHNIHVMRESLKKLKDIVYPNVEESHWLSSLESTHWLEHIKLVLSGAIQVADKVSSGSSVVVHCSDGWDRTAQLTSLAMLMLDSYYRSFRGFQVLLEKEWISFGHKFASRIGHGDKNHADQDRSPIFLQFIDCVWQMTKQFPTAFEFNERLLVVILDHLYSCRFGTFLYNCESVRDSNNVRGKTVSLWSFVNSDTSLYINPFYTPESSRVLYPVASMRHLELWVTYYIRWNPRIQHQQQSPVEQRYKELLAMRDQYLKKLEELKLSDSTPSSTHLTNSSTPNAATPNQHITHLQTPF; translated from the exons ATAAAGAGATCATTTACATCTGCCCCTTTAATGCTGCAGTCAAAGGGAAGGTGTTCATCACCAACTACAGACTATACTTCAAGAACACTGACTCA GATACACCCATTACCCTGGACGTTCCCTTAGGGGTCATAAGCCGTGTAGAGAAGATGGGCGGAGCCTCTAGTCGAGGAGAGAACTCGTACGGGCTTGAAATCACCTGCAAG GACATGAGGAACCTGCGCTTTGCTCTGAAGCAAGAAGGCCACAGTCGAAGAGACATCTTTGACATTCTTTTCAAATATGCTTTCCCACTGTCTCATGGAATG CAACTCTTTGCCTTTCTGAGTCAGGAGAAGTATGAGGAGAATGGCTGGAACGTTTATGAGCCCATGGATGAGTACAGGAGACAG GGTGTACCCAATAGTGAATGGAGGGTCACTTTCATCAATAAGAGCTACGAGCTGTGTGACACCTATCCCACAGTTCTTGTTGTTCCATACAAGGCCACAGAGGAAGATCTTAAAAGAGTTGCTACCTTCCGTTCCCGCTGTCGCATCCCG GTGTTGTCGTGGTTCCATAAAGACAACCATGCTGTGATCACGCGGTGTAGCCAGCCATTGGTGGGAATGAGCGGCAAGCGCAACAAAGATGATGAACGTTATTTGGACCTAATCCGTGAGGCCAATGGTACTACCAAACTCACCATCTATGATGCCAGGCCTAATGTCAATGCTGTGGCAAACAAG GCCACAGGAGGGGGTTACGAGGGCGACGATGCATATCAGAACGCTGAGCTGGTCTTTCTGGACATCCATAATATCCATGTCATGAGGGAGTCACTGAAAAAGTTAAAGGACATTGTCTACCCCAATGTGGAGGAGTCTCATTGGCTTTCCAGCCTGGAGTCCACCCACTGGCTAGAGCATATTaag CTGGTGCTATCAGGAGCCATCCAGGTGGCTGATAAGGTGTCTTCTGGGAGCTCTGTGGTGGTGCACTGCAGTGACGGCTGGGACCGCACAGCTCAGCTCACCTCTCTGGCCATGCTGATGCTGGATTCATATTACAGGAGTTTCAGGGGCTTTCAGGTGCTGCTGGAGAAGGAATGGATCAGCTTCGGACACAAGTTTGCCTCA AGAATCGGCCATGGAGACAAGAACCATGCAGATCAGGACAGGTCACCTATCTTTTTGCAGTTTATTGACTGCGTGTGGCAAATGACTAAACAG TTCCCAACAGCGTTTGAGTTTAATGAGCGTCTCCTGGTGGTAATCTTGGATCACCTGTACAGCTGCCGTTTTGGCACTTTCCTCTACAACTGTGAGAGTGTCCGTGACAGCAAT AACGTTCGGGGGAAGACGGTGTCTCTGTGGTCTTTTGTCAATAGTGATACATCCTTGTACATAAACCCCTTCTACACACCCGAGTCCAGTCGTGTGCTTTACCCTGTAGCCAGCATGCGCCACCTAGAGCTTTGGGTGACTTATTACATCAGGTGGAACCCTCGCATACAACACCAG CAACAGAGTCCAGTGGAGCAGCGCTACAAGGAGCTACTTGCGATGAGGGATCAGTACCTGAAGAAACTGGAAGAGCTGAAGCTCTCGGACTCCACCCCATCCTCCACCCACTTGACAAACAGCTCCACCCCCAACGCTGCCACGCCCAATCAGCACATCACACACTTACAGACACCGTTTTGA